Proteins encoded by one window of Lycium barbarum isolate Lr01 chromosome 11, ASM1917538v2, whole genome shotgun sequence:
- the LOC132616788 gene encoding ribokinase — MTQRQEQNSEEQEQKENMRSLTTPLQSKHWHPTCQNNLKKPESYNLYNNPLQFNGKNSNSLSRKVKPISCFASENPNQPILKETKPPLVVVGSANADIYVEIDRLPKEGETISAKTGQTLAGGKGANQAVCGGKLAYPTFFIGQVGEDAHGKLITEALENCGVCLDHLSIVTNAPTGHAVVMLQSDGQNSIIIVGGANMSCWPENLSDEDLEIVKSAGIVLLQREIPDFVNIQVAKAARNAHIPVILDAGGMDSPVPLELLRCVDIFSPNETELARITKMPTASFEQISKAVEKCYELGVNQVLVKLGANGSALFTKGEEPLRQPIIKAAKVIDTTGAGDTFTAAFAVALVEGKSKEECLRFAAAAASLCVQVKGAIPSMPEKKAVFTLLQSA, encoded by the exons ATGACACAAAGACAAGAGCAAAATAGcgaagaacaagaacaaaaggAAAACATGAGGAGTCTAACAACACCTTTACAATCAAAACATTGGCACCCAACATGCCAAAACAACCTCAAAAAACCAGAAAGTTACAATCTTTATAACAACCCACTCCAATTTAATGGCAAAAACAGCAACTCTTTATCAAGAAAAGTGAAACCCATATCTTGTTTTGCTTCAGAAAACCCAAATCAACCAATCTTGAAAGAAACAAAACCTCCATTAGTAGTAGTTGGATCAGCCAATGCAGATATATATGTTGAGATTGATAGGTTACCAAAAGAAGGTGAAACAATTTCAGCAAAAACAGGTCAAACATTGGCTGGTGGAAAAGGGGCTAATCAAGCTGTTTGTGGTGGAAAACTTGCTTATCCAACTTTTTTTATTGGTCAAGTTGGTGAAGATGCACATGGGAAATTGATTACTGAAGCATTAGAGAATTGTGGGGTGTGTTTGGATCATCTTAGTATTGTTACTAATGCTCCCACTGGGCATGCTGTTGTGATGCTTCAATCTGATGGACAAAATTCTATTATTATTGTTGGTGGTGCTAATATGTCTTGTTGGCCTGAAAATTTGTCTGATGAGGATTTGGAGATTGTGAAAAGTGCAGGGATTGTATTGCTTCAAAGGGAAATTCCAGATTTTGTTAACATTCAAGTTGCAAAG GCTGCCAGGAATGCACATATTCCAGTTATTCTAGATGCTGGTGGCATGGATTCTCCAGTCCCTCTAGAACTTCTTCGTTGTGTTGACATTTTCAGCCCAAACGAAACTGAGCTGGCTCGCATAACAAAAATGCCAACAGCAAGTTTTGAACAAATCAGCAAGGCGGTGGAGAAGTGCTATGAACTG GGAGTTAACCAAGTCCTTGTTAAGCTTGGGGCCAATGGATCCGCTCTTTTCACAAAAGGAGAGGAACCGTTGCGGCAACCCATTATAAAAGCTGCAAAAGTCATTGATACAACAGGAGCTGGTGACACTTTTACAGCTGCTTTTGCAGTGGCCCTGGTGGAGGGGAAATCCAAAGAGGAATGTTTGAGATTTGCTG CCGCAGCAGCTTCTCTATGTGTACAAGTGAAGGGAGCTATCCCAAGCATGCCCGAGAAGAAAGCAGTTTTCACTCTTCTTCAGTCAGCTTGA
- the LOC132620435 gene encoding peptide methionine sulfoxide reductase B1, chloroplastic, translated as MPAISYSRISCVIMSMASQTIPSSFSSAVNFSSRSHLGFNSKPLSCINFGALNRITVSIRAMGSSASSSKSDSAQGASKTDYSSISDEEWRKQLTNEQFYITRQKGTERAFTGEYWNTKTPGTYHCICCDTPLFESSTKFDSGTGWPSYYQPVDNNVKSNLDLSIIFMPRQEVVCAACDAHLGHVFDDGPPPTGKRYCINSAALKLKPK; from the exons ATGCCAGCAATTTCATATTCAAGAATCAGTTGTGTCATAATGTCCATGGCTTCTCAGACCATACCAAGTTCCTTCAGTTCAGCTGTAAACTTTTCATCAAGATCCCATTTGGGATTTAATAGCAAACCATTATCTTGCATTAATTTTGGTGCACTAAACAGAATTACTGTCTCAATTCGTGCGATGGGGTCCTCTGCTTCTTCTTCGAAATCTGATAGTGCTCAAG GGGCCAGTAAAACAGATTATAGCTCTATAAGCGATGAGGAGTGGAGGAAGCAGCTAACGAATGAACAATTTTACATCACACGACAAAAGGGCACAGAACGGGCATTCACTGG GGAGTACTGGAACACTAAGACCCCTGGAACATATCACTGCATCTGCTGCGACACTCCTTTATTTGA ATCTTCTACCAAATTTGATAGTGGGACCGGCTGGCCATCTTACTACCAGCCCGTAGACAACAATGTGAAGTCAAATTTGGACTTGTCTATCATTTTCATGCCTCGTCAAGAAGTTGTATGTGCAGCTTGTGATGCTCATCTTGGGCATGTATTTGATGATGGCCCTCCGCCTACTGGAAAGCGTTACTGCATCAATAG CGCTGCCCTGAAATTGAAGCCAAAGTAG